Part of the Polyangiaceae bacterium genome is shown below.
CCGGTCCCCCATTGCGCAAATCCCAATACCCAAAAGAGGTCGGCTTTCTTGGGCCACCGCGCGAGAAAGTCTTCCTTCGTCGACAACGCTTCGACCTTGAACAAATACGGCTTCAACGTCCAGGCAATGTAACGGTCGTGCCGAACCTCGTACGCGCCGTATTCGGTGCCCACGACGAGAGCGAGCACCGGTTGCAGCTCGGCTTCCGGCACGACCGGCAGCGTCGTTTCCGGCAATGTATAGCGACCTCCGTGATGATCGTCGATCGAGGTGACATGCAACGTCAATCGATGCTCGCCGCCGACGGACGTCACTTTGCCCCGGATGAGCATGTTTGCGTTGGTTTGTCGGAGCCATTGTCGGGCGTTCTCGTGACCGCGATGCACGTCTTTGTCGAACCATTCCGCAGATGTCTGCGATTTGTCCAGCCGGACGAGCTGCAGCCCGCGTCCTTGATGAGCGGCTTTCGACGGCTTGGTGAATTCCTGCAAGTCGAGCATCACGCGCTCGACGGCATCTCCCACACCGTTTCGATTGCGGTCTTCGTCGCCATCGAACGCCGCGACGACCACGGAGAATCGGCCAGGTTCGAGCAACGGAGGCGGCGGCGATGTCGTACGTTCCGCTCTCTGCGCGCCGCCACAGCCAGAAAGCGCAATGCCGAGAATCGCCAGTCCCCACGAGCGTAGGGTTTGTCCTAATGAACCAAGCGACCTATGCATGTTTCATCTCGCACCGACGTTCGTCACAATCTGGGCATGATGACCTGTTTGGACACCAACGTTCAAGAAGATTCGGCACGCCTCGTCACGTTTTCGCTGCGGTTTCGTGCTACCGTGGTCGTCCAGCCATGATCACGACTCGGCACAAGCGCGTGACGGACTTTTATTGATGCCCTCTGCTCGCACGTACTTTCTCCTCGCGGCATTGCTGATTGGTTGCGAAAGCCGCTCGGCACCCGTCCCACGTGCCACGAATGCCCCCGCTGCATCAGCAGCCCAGAAAGCTGGCGCGATTCGCACGGTGCGCCATGCTGCGTCGGAATGGGTGACCTTCGATCTCGACCTCGATGCCGTCGAGCTATCGCTCGTGGGTCAGCGCCCGAACGAGCCTTCGACGCTGCCCGCGCTCGGCCCGTATCTCGCCCAGCGCAAGCGTGAGCTTGTCGTCGCCACCAATGCCGGTATTTTCAGTCCCACACGCCGACCGATGGGCCTGCACATTCAGAATGGGCAGGAGCTCGCGCCAATCTCGACCGCCGATGGAGACGGAAACTTTTTCCTCAAACCCAACGGCGTGTTTTGGCTCGATGAACGTGGGCCGCACGTAGCATCCACCGAAAACTACGCGCCTCGAGGCAAGGTCGAGCTGGCAACGCAATCGGGCCCATTGCTCGTGGCGGGCGGGCGTATTCATCCCGCGTTCAAGGAGTCCTCGACCAGTTTGCGTATACGGAGCGGCGTGGGCGTCGACGGGCGCGGACACGTCTTCATTGTGCTTTCGCGCGAACGCGTGACGTTTCATGCCATGGCGACGCTTTTTCGAGACGTGC
Proteins encoded:
- a CDS encoding phosphodiester glycosidase family protein, yielding MPSARTYFLLAALLIGCESRSAPVPRATNAPAASAAQKAGAIRTVRHAASEWVTFDLDLDAVELSLVGQRPNEPSTLPALGPYLAQRKRELVVATNAGIFSPTRRPMGLHIQNGQELAPISTADGDGNFFLKPNGVFWLDERGPHVASTENYAPRGKVELATQSGPLLVAGGRIHPAFKESSTSLRIRSGVGVDGRGHVFIVLSRERVTFHAMATLFRDVLGCPDALYLDGEISAIAAPGFPTPSIHEYGGLLVATRREMPER